The nucleotide window GTCGAGGGAGCCTGTTTACTAAATTAGGGTTTGCTGCAAAAAGTAGATAGGGCATAGCCATGCCTAAACCCAACATGGCAAATATCAGAAGTATTTCTGTGGCTCCTTGGCTGAGAGCAAAGCTGATTGAGGTGCCTACAAATGGTGCCGAACAGGGGGTGGCCATCAACGTGGCTAATGCGCCTGTAAAAAAGCTTTGAGTGAGCCACCTTGATTTTTCTCTATTATTTGAAGATCCTCGTGGGTTGTTTGAGTAGGATGGCGCACCGATTTCAAAGAACCCNAATAAATTACATGAGAAAACTGTAAGTACTAAGACTAATGATACTAGAAAAAGTGGTTCCTGGAATTGCAGGCCCCATCCGACGGAGTTTCCTAAATTTCTTATTAGGATGGTTCCTAATGCAAGAAGTAGGTAAGAGAATAGAATGCCACCAACCGAAGCGAGGAAGCTCAGACGTATTTTTAGTCTACTTTGGCCGGCACTCTTTAGGACACTGAGAATTTTTATTGACAGAACGGGCAGTACACACGGCATGAGGTTTAGAACCAGGCCACCAATGAGTGCAGTAAATAAAATACTGAGCATTGTTAGACTGTTTTTCCGTGGATCTGATTGGGCTATCGCTCCTACTGTGTGAGAGAGCTCTTTGGCAGATCCGACATCGACCAATGTAATCAGAAGTTCGAAGTTTTTTAGGTTATCCCCTTTCACATTTGATACTGGCACGGAGAATTCAGCTTTAAGGGAAGAATTGGAAAGGGAGACTGTTTCCACACCAAAACGATAAGCGCCTGGTCCTTCAAGAAATATGATGGGAGTAGTGAAGGGNNTATGGCGAGTGACATTGATTAAAAGGGTTCCTGTGTTCTCGGTTTCCGGTATGTAAATAGAGTCAATATTCGTGATGGACTCCCCAGCAGCCATAGGGACTTTTTCCTCGAATTCTCCAATTAGCGAGGCATATTTTGTGGGCTTTTGGTCGCCAGGCGGCACCGAAATAGNCAACTCAGTTGATACTGGTATGCAAATTGTTTTGCAAACCTGGTATTCTATTATGAATCGAAGATCCAAGGGTTTAAGAGGGTCCCTGGCTTTGGCAGTTATCGGAAAAATGACATGGTNTTTGTATCCAATGGTTGTAAGGTTGTTGCCCTCATCAAAGCGTTCTGGCCAGGGCCATTTCATTTCTATTAATTCAAGATTAACCGATTGCGATCTTTCTATAATTGGCGGCGACCCGGAGTCTCCAGGGCTTCTCCAATAAATTTTCCAATCTGGTTTAAGGGAAAACTCCAGCCCTAATTTGATATCAGTTCCGTTGCCAATTCCTGATGTACCAGAAATTAATCTGACTTCCGCAAATTCCCTCGAGTCCCATCCTGAAGAAAACTCCCCGTCCGATCGCGCTGTGTTNCCAAAGCCCATACAAATAAGTAAAAAGCCCAGGAAGGATATATATGTATGGTTTAACGAATACTTCATTATGAGTAAAATAATCGAGTGAATGTATTGTATGGAAGTGGCGTGGTACTCGATAATCCCTTTATATTATTTTTTTATAATTACCAAACTTATACGAAAAGCATAGTTGAAATGATCAATACAGTGCACCAACATGAAGGATACTTGGNGGGACGGCTACTCATTGCCTTGCCGGCAATGCTAGACCCACGATTTTCTCAAAGTGTTATATATTTATGCAGCCATAATGAGCATGGGGCAATGGGTCTAATCGTAAACCAGGTTATGGAGGAAGTAAATTTTTTGGATATGTTGGAGGCTATGNATATTAAGACCGGCCATNCGCAATCAAAAAGGCAGGTTCATTTTGGTGGGCCTGTTGAGGCAGAACGAGGGTTTGTGCTGCATAGCGCAGACTATAGTTGTGAGGACACTCTGGTAATCAAAGGCGGGGTCAACCTGACGGCGACAATAGATATTCTTCGACTTATCGCGTCCGGATGTGGGCCTAAGAACTCGCTCTTTGCGTTAGGTTATGCGGGATGGGGGCCAGGACAACTTGATGCAGAAATTCAGGGAAACAG belongs to Rhodospirillaceae bacterium and includes:
- a CDS encoding disulfide bond formation protein DsbD, which encodes MKYSLNHTYISFLGFLLICMGFGNTARSDGEFSSGWDSREFAEVRLISGTSGIGNGTDIKLGLEFSLKPDWKIYWRSPGDSGSPPIIERSQSVNLELIEMKWPWPERFDEGNNLTTIGYKXHVIFPITAKARDPLKPLDLRFIIEYQVCKTICIPVSTELXISVPPGDQKPTKYASLIGEFEEKVPMAAGESITNIDSIYIPETENTGTLLINVTRHXPFTTPIIFLEGPGAYRFGVETVSLSNSSLKAEFSVPVSNVKGDNLKNFELLITLVDVGSAKELSHTVGAIAQSDPRKNSLTMLSILFTALIGGLVLNLMPCVLPVLSIKILSVLKSAGQSRLKIRLSFLASVGGILFSYLLLALGTILIRNLGNSVGWGLQFQEPLFLVSLVLVLTVFSCNLXGFFEIGAPSYSNNPRGSSNNREKSRWLTQSFFTGALATLMATPCSAPFVGTSISFALSQGATEILLIFAMLGLGMAMPYLLFAANPNLVNRLPRPGKWMIQLRIILGFFLAATAVWLLVILSHQTTIDLAFFIGTIAVLCGISMKLISSIMGNKKLLLYTLTLVVSGCSMASFVVSAPSEDKRRESTSNSQWSSWIELDASKIPDLVTSGKIVFVDITADWCLTCKINKVLVLDSPAIINKLDSPNIVKMRGDWTKRNPDIQNYLXSFNRYGIPFNAVYGIGAPTGIALPELLTKTNISHAXEMARGDEXIPGK